The genomic window GATATTGTGTGCGTAAGCGGTATGGAAGGCGTCACAATAGGCGATACAATATGCGACATCAACGCACCTGAGCCTATACCTTTTGTAAAAATAAGCGAGCCTAGTGTGGAAATGACTTTTGCTGTCAATGACAGTCCTTTTGCAGGTAAAGAAGGAAAGTATGTAACCAGCAGGCACTTAAGAGAAAGACTGTATAAAGAAACTATAAAAGATGTCAGCTTAAGAGTATCAGATACCGATACAGCAGAAGCATTTAAGGTATGCGGAAGAGGAGAAATGCATCTTTCCATTTTGATAGAGACAATGAGACGTGAAGGCTATGAGTTCCAAGTAAGCATGCCTAAAGTTTTGTTTAAAGAAATAGATGGTCAGCGTTATGAGCCGGTCGATACTCTTGTTGTCGATGTTCCTGCTGAAAGTGTAGGCGTCGTCATGGAAAAAATGGGCATAAGAAAAGGCGAGCTTGTGCACATGAATCCACAAGGCAACCGCATGCGTATGGAATTTACTATTCCGTCAAGAGGTCTATTTGGATACAAGTCTGAGTTTTTAACAGATACCAAAGGCGAAGGCATTTTAAGTTCTGTCTTTAAAGGCTATGAACCGTATAAGGGCGAAATCGTAAGACGTCAAGTGGGCGCATTGATTGCATGGGAAACAGGCGAAGCTGTTCCTTATGGGCTGTTTAATGCTCAAGAAAGAGGACAGTTGTTTATTGGACCTGGTACTCCTGTATATATGGGTATGGTTGTGGGCGCCAATCCAAAAAATGAGGATTTGGTTGTTAATGTTTGCAAGAAAAAACAGCTTACCAATATGCGTGCAGCAGGCAGCGATGAAGCGTTGAGATTGACTCCGCCCAAGATTTTGTCATTGGAAGAAGCCCTAGAATTTTTGGGCGATGATGAGTATTTGGAAGTGACGCCAAAAAATTTTCGTATTAG from Clostridia bacterium includes these protein-coding regions:
- the typA gene encoding translational GTPase TypA, whose translation is MTNNHIRNVAIIAHVDHGKTTLVDQMLRQGGMFRQNQNVQERVMDSNAIERERGITILAKNTSVKYGNYKINVIDTPGHADFGGEVERVLKMVNGVLLIVDAAEGPMPQTRFVLQKALELNHRVIICINKIDRPDSRLNEVQDEILELLLELDASGEQLNSPVLFCSGRDGTASLSANEPGKNLIPLFETIIRYIPAPEGDAEGPLQMLVSALDYSDYVGSIGIGRIERGTIYVNQPVVITDYHNLRPVRKAKVSNIYQFEGLQRVVVEKASVGDIVCVSGMEGVTIGDTICDINAPEPIPFVKISEPSVEMTFAVNDSPFAGKEGKYVTSRHLRERLYKETIKDVSLRVSDTDTAEAFKVCGRGEMHLSILIETMRREGYEFQVSMPKVLFKEIDGQRYEPVDTLVVDVPAESVGVVMEKMGIRKGELVHMNPQGNRMRMEFTIPSRGLFGYKSEFLTDTKGEGILSSVFKGYEPYKGEIVRRQVGALIAWETGEAVPYGLFNAQERGQLFIGPGTPVYMGMVVGANPKNEDLVVNVCKKKQLTNMRAAGSDEALRLTPPKILSLEEALEFLGDDEYLEVTPKNFRIRKKILDTGLRAKANKK